In Musa acuminata AAA Group cultivar baxijiao chromosome BXJ2-3, Cavendish_Baxijiao_AAA, whole genome shotgun sequence, the following proteins share a genomic window:
- the LOC103979234 gene encoding KH domain-containing protein HEN4 isoform X3, giving the protein MDERRTYGKNKSGSFRKRTYDQFDNGKRKKHNSGRDHGSTTTKPIDTIYRILCPVKKIGSVLGKGGDIVNTLRDETHAKIRVADAIPGAEERVIIIFSYLSQSEKNDSDQDLDDSDGNELEDMQPHCPAQDALLKIHDRIAADEILRGGVVQSKTEPDDVVTARILVPKNQVGCLLGKGGTIIQQLRSETGANIRVLPSDHLPPCAMDSDELVQVSGVPSIVKKALYRISTLLHQHPHKENPPLEDLIYASTQGSYHSEPSVPPPLPQGNRVWSQYHSDAHVPPTIPRFSRYLDEPSGYPPSNYGRSNFGNDGETVEEFSIRILCATVKIGGVIGKGGVNVRQLEQQTGAHIQVEDTAPEAEERVISISCKEVPWDTISPTIEAVLQLQSRTSASSENGVITTRLLVPSSKVGCILGQGGNIITEMRRRTKADIRVYSKDDKPKYTSANEELVQISGTRDVARDALAEIASRLRARTFRGGNAAVNPAPSAPFHGIPPLESRSDRGVPSYGNAALDYAPPSHFRGYTPESFSAREIPTSSMVGPGKSVGYSYPKGYDLQGYGQAHEAQYYSTPSAAPGFSHLSRYSNFNSSMDVKIPNSAVAPVIGADGSNISDIHQVGGRLKLHDPPFGAPERVDMHGSSDQLKVGHGPLPSYMTSGGQSFPPSQVLRPY; this is encoded by the exons ATGGATGAAAGAAGGACATATGGGAAGAACAAATCCGGAAGTTTTAGAAAACGAACTTATGACCAATTTGATAATGGGAAAAGGAAGAAGCATAATTCTGGTCGTGATCATggttctactaccactaaacctaTTGATACTATTTATCGCATCCTTTGTCCTGTAAAGAAGATTGGTAGCGTTCTTGGGAAAGGAGGTGACATAGTTAATACCCTGAGAGATGAAACCCATGCAAAGATAAGGGTTGCAGATGCTATTCCTGGGGCAGAGGAAAGGGTAATTATCATATTTAGTTACCTGTCACAATCTGAAAAAAATGATTCCGATCAGGATTTGGACGATAGTGATGGAAATGAGCTAGAGGATATGCAGCCCCATTGTCCTGCCCAGGATGCTTTACTTAAGATCCATGATAGGATTGCTGCAGATGAGATTCTACGTGGTGGTGTGGTACAATCAAAGACTGAACCCGATGATGTTGTTACTGCTCGAATTTTGGTCCCAAAAAATCAAGTTGGATGTCTCCTTGGCAAGGGTGGAACAATTATTCAGCAACTGCGAAGTGAGACCGGTGCAAATATACGTGTATTGCCTTCAGATCACCTTCCACCTTGTGCTATGGACAGTGATGAACTAGTACAG GTATCAGGAGTGCCATCTATTGTGAAGAAGGCTTTATACAGAATTTCAACCTTGCTGCATCAGCATCCCCACAAGGAAAATCCTCCTCTAGAAGATCTTATATATGCCAGTACCCAAGGTTCATATCACTCTGAACCTTCCGTACCTCCCCCATTGCCTCAGGGAAATCGAGTGTGGTCCCAATATCACTCTGATGCCCATGTTCCACCAACAATACCACGGTTCAGTAGGTACCTAGATGAGCCATCTGGGTATCCTCCTAGTAATTATGGCAGAAGCAATTTTGGAAATGATGGTGAAACTGTAGAAGAATTTTCCATTAGAATTTTATGTGCTACAGTGAAGATCGGTGGGGTGATTGGCAAGGGTGGGGTCAATGTCAGACAATTAGAGCAACAGACAGGTGCTCACATTCAAGTTGAGGACACTGCTCCTGAGGCTGAGGAACGTGTGATTAGTATTTCATGTAAGGAG GTTCCTTGGGATACAATTTCTCCAACAATTGAAGCTGTTCTTCAACTTCAAAGCAGAACAAGTGCAAGCTCTGAAAATGGTGTTATCACAACACGATTGCTTGTTCCATCTAGTAAAGTTGGTTGCATTCTTGGACAAGGTGGCAACATAATAACAGAAATGAGAAGGCGAACTAAAGCAGATATTCGTGTTTACTCCAAGGATGACAAGCCAAAATATACATCTGCGAATGAAGAACTAGTGCAG ATTTCTGGAACTCGAGATGTTGCACGGGACGCACTTGCAGAGATTGCTTCTAGGCTCAGAGCAAGGACTTTCCGAGGCGGGAATGCTGCTGTTAATCCTGCACCTAGTGCACCTTTTCATGGAATTCCTCCTTTAGAAAGCAGGTCTGACCGAGGTGTACCATCATATGGAAATGCTGCGTTAGATTATGCACCACCGAGCCATTTTCGTGGTTACACTCCTGAAAGCTTTTCTGCTCGAGAAATACCAACATCTAGCATGGTTGGACCTGGGAAATCTGTCGGTTACAGTTACCCAAAG GGTTATGATCTGCAGGGTTATGGACAGGCACACGAAGCTCAATACTATTCTACACCATCAGCTGCTCCTGG TTTCTCTCATTTGTCCAGGTACTCTAATTTTAACAGTTCTATGGACGTCAAGATTCCTAATAGTGCAGTGGCACCCGTTATTGGAGCTGATGGTAGCAATATTTCTGATATACATCAG GTTGGTGGACGGTTAAAATTACATGATCCACCTTTTGGTGCTCCGGAGCGTGTTGATATGCATGGTTCATCTGATCAGTTGAAGGTAGGACACGGCCCTCTTCCATCCTACATGACATCTGGGGGACAAAGTTTTCCACCATCTCAGGTACTTCGTCCATATTAG